From Apis mellifera strain DH4 linkage group LG5, Amel_HAv3.1, whole genome shotgun sequence, the proteins below share one genomic window:
- the LOC100576155 gene encoding uncharacterized protein LOC100576155 isoform X2, whose product MYDSNRKGKLARCWLAATFSEKMFKKTCKPALIKKINVSYICNEILSTVEIRNDKNYGRFSLYLSSQLMYGATKILFYQTKYFQDYLFEVNWKLHEINRYKEELNAVMSLELPEIPPISEVFRNLEMSSNLHLITEEPYSSAIENLIQSEMNFGALPTHEMEKFILSGVEELSLNEIRRFHWDQSIEIPNESIQVPLLDVNKFEIETEKETRLASTGRDQPESFFIFENHHIKKNIPVTPKKRTSKSPIEIPIKRRKITSAEELPAIELFSAPITENIHASDLPSELQKEVFPEFQNIELNKIKTTKKKKTYLDKQTKLTDTIMRRYIENVYAHTIKEFRFTTILPSAKDYLKQPSMKINNKSWGKTLIEFFNQYFKKPLIVQNEFQNMFDFKMKETIVGETIRADDSSRLRDQINELSSKIMIATTETNDISKTLDKILPIESIEVKEFEEQTKEIKESEAVLISEITSFEEKISSKTYLTKRELLALMIIYWNEGILIKFHDLISPECYNKTDAACAFQYCLEFHAEKIVILKQAEPFDTIWIEKYPYYALQNGENYNYENYS is encoded by the exons ATGTATGATTCTAATag GAAAGGCAAATTGGCGCGATGTTGGTTAGCTGCAACTTTTagtgaaaaaatgtttaaaaaaacttgtaaaccggcattaattaaaaagattaacgtATCCTATATTTG caatgaaattttatcaacagTTGAAATACGGAATGACAAAAATTATGGTAGATTCAgtctttatctttcttcgcAATTAATGTATGGTGCTacgaaaatacttttttatcaaacaaaaTACTTTCAAg attatctATTTGAAGTAAATTGGAAATTACATGAAATAAAtag atataaagaAGAGTTAAACGCAGTAATGTCATTAGAATTACCGGAAATTCCTCCTATAAGTGAAGTTTTCcgaaatttagaaatgtcATCGAATTTGCATTTAATTACTGAAGAACCATATTCTTCTGCCATAGAAAATTtg ataCAAAGTGAAATGAATTTTGGGGCATTACCAACtcatgaaatggaaaaatttatattatctggAGTGGAAGAACTATCTCT aaatgaaatacgAAGATTTCATTGGGATCAGTCAATAGAAATTCCTAACGAATCCATACAAGTTCCTTTATtagatgttaataaatttgaaattgaaactgAGAAAGAAACACGATTAGCATCTACTGGAAGAGATCAAcctgaatcattttttatttttgaaa atcatcacattaaaaaaaatattcctgtAACTCCTAAAAAAAGAACTTCAAAATCTCCAATagaaattccaataaaaagaagaaaa atAACTTCTGCAGAAGAATTACCTGCAATTGAACTATTCTCGGCACCAATAACTGAAAATATACATGCATCTGATTTACCATCTGAATTGCAAAAAGAAGTTTTTCCTGAGtttcaaaatatagaattgaataaaataaaaacaacaaaaaaaaagaaaacatatttAGATAAACAAACTAAATTAACGGATACTATTATGCGAAGATacattgaaaatgtttatGCTCATACTATA aaagagtTTCGATTTACAACTATTTTACCATCAGCAAAGGACTATTTGAAACAAccttcaatgaaaattaataataaatcgtggggaaaaacattaattgaattttttaatcagtaTTTTAAAAAGCCTTTGATAgttcaaaatgaatttcaaaatatgtttgactttaaaatgaaagaaacaatag ttggAGAAACTATTCGTGCAGATGATTCAAGTCGATTACGAgatcaaataaatgaattatcaaGTAAAATTATGATTGCTACAACTGAAACGAATGATATATCTAAGACATTGGATAAGATACTTCCAATAGAGAGTATTGAAGTGAAAGAATTTGAAGAgcaaacaaaagaaataaaagaatctgaAGCAGTTTTAATTTCTGAGATTACAAGTTTTGAAGAGAAAATTag ttCAAAAACATATTTGACTAAAAGAGAATTGTTGGCactaatgattatatattggaatgaaggaatattaataaaatttcatgatttaatttcaccagaatgttataataaaactgaTGCTGCATGCGCTTTTCAATATTGTTTag aatttcatgcagaaaaaattgtaatattgaaaCAGGCTGAACCTTTTGATACAATttggatagaaaaatatccttATTATGCTTTACAAAATGGTGAAAACTATAACtatgaaaattatagttaa
- the LOC100576155 gene encoding uncharacterized protein LOC100576155 isoform X1: MFYSTELLSLRRKGKLARCWLAATFSEKMFKKTCKPALIKKINVSYICNEILSTVEIRNDKNYGRFSLYLSSQLMYGATKILFYQTKYFQDYLFEVNWKLHEINRYKEELNAVMSLELPEIPPISEVFRNLEMSSNLHLITEEPYSSAIENLIQSEMNFGALPTHEMEKFILSGVEELSLNEIRRFHWDQSIEIPNESIQVPLLDVNKFEIETEKETRLASTGRDQPESFFIFENHHIKKNIPVTPKKRTSKSPIEIPIKRRKITSAEELPAIELFSAPITENIHASDLPSELQKEVFPEFQNIELNKIKTTKKKKTYLDKQTKLTDTIMRRYIENVYAHTIKEFRFTTILPSAKDYLKQPSMKINNKSWGKTLIEFFNQYFKKPLIVQNEFQNMFDFKMKETIVGETIRADDSSRLRDQINELSSKIMIATTETNDISKTLDKILPIESIEVKEFEEQTKEIKESEAVLISEITSFEEKISSKTYLTKRELLALMIIYWNEGILIKFHDLISPECYNKTDAACAFQYCLEFHAEKIVILKQAEPFDTIWIEKYPYYALQNGENYNYENYS, encoded by the exons atgttttattcaactgaacttctttctcttcgaagGAAAGGCAAATTGGCGCGATGTTGGTTAGCTGCAACTTTTagtgaaaaaatgtttaaaaaaacttgtaaaccggcattaattaaaaagattaacgtATCCTATATTTG caatgaaattttatcaacagTTGAAATACGGAATGACAAAAATTATGGTAGATTCAgtctttatctttcttcgcAATTAATGTATGGTGCTacgaaaatacttttttatcaaacaaaaTACTTTCAAg attatctATTTGAAGTAAATTGGAAATTACATGAAATAAAtag atataaagaAGAGTTAAACGCAGTAATGTCATTAGAATTACCGGAAATTCCTCCTATAAGTGAAGTTTTCcgaaatttagaaatgtcATCGAATTTGCATTTAATTACTGAAGAACCATATTCTTCTGCCATAGAAAATTtg ataCAAAGTGAAATGAATTTTGGGGCATTACCAACtcatgaaatggaaaaatttatattatctggAGTGGAAGAACTATCTCT aaatgaaatacgAAGATTTCATTGGGATCAGTCAATAGAAATTCCTAACGAATCCATACAAGTTCCTTTATtagatgttaataaatttgaaattgaaactgAGAAAGAAACACGATTAGCATCTACTGGAAGAGATCAAcctgaatcattttttatttttgaaa atcatcacattaaaaaaaatattcctgtAACTCCTAAAAAAAGAACTTCAAAATCTCCAATagaaattccaataaaaagaagaaaa atAACTTCTGCAGAAGAATTACCTGCAATTGAACTATTCTCGGCACCAATAACTGAAAATATACATGCATCTGATTTACCATCTGAATTGCAAAAAGAAGTTTTTCCTGAGtttcaaaatatagaattgaataaaataaaaacaacaaaaaaaaagaaaacatatttAGATAAACAAACTAAATTAACGGATACTATTATGCGAAGATacattgaaaatgtttatGCTCATACTATA aaagagtTTCGATTTACAACTATTTTACCATCAGCAAAGGACTATTTGAAACAAccttcaatgaaaattaataataaatcgtggggaaaaacattaattgaattttttaatcagtaTTTTAAAAAGCCTTTGATAgttcaaaatgaatttcaaaatatgtttgactttaaaatgaaagaaacaatag ttggAGAAACTATTCGTGCAGATGATTCAAGTCGATTACGAgatcaaataaatgaattatcaaGTAAAATTATGATTGCTACAACTGAAACGAATGATATATCTAAGACATTGGATAAGATACTTCCAATAGAGAGTATTGAAGTGAAAGAATTTGAAGAgcaaacaaaagaaataaaagaatctgaAGCAGTTTTAATTTCTGAGATTACAAGTTTTGAAGAGAAAATTag ttCAAAAACATATTTGACTAAAAGAGAATTGTTGGCactaatgattatatattggaatgaaggaatattaataaaatttcatgatttaatttcaccagaatgttataataaaactgaTGCTGCATGCGCTTTTCAATATTGTTTag aatttcatgcagaaaaaattgtaatattgaaaCAGGCTGAACCTTTTGATACAATttggatagaaaaatatccttATTATGCTTTACAAAATGGTGAAAACTATAACtatgaaaattatagttaa
- the LOC100576155 gene encoding uncharacterized protein LOC100576155 isoform X3, producing the protein MSLELPEIPPISEVFRNLEMSSNLHLITEEPYSSAIENLIQSEMNFGALPTHEMEKFILSGVEELSLNEIRRFHWDQSIEIPNESIQVPLLDVNKFEIETEKETRLASTGRDQPESFFIFENHHIKKNIPVTPKKRTSKSPIEIPIKRRKITSAEELPAIELFSAPITENIHASDLPSELQKEVFPEFQNIELNKIKTTKKKKTYLDKQTKLTDTIMRRYIENVYAHTIKEFRFTTILPSAKDYLKQPSMKINNKSWGKTLIEFFNQYFKKPLIVQNEFQNMFDFKMKETIVGETIRADDSSRLRDQINELSSKIMIATTETNDISKTLDKILPIESIEVKEFEEQTKEIKESEAVLISEITSFEEKISSKTYLTKRELLALMIIYWNEGILIKFHDLISPECYNKTDAACAFQYCLEFHAEKIVILKQAEPFDTIWIEKYPYYALQNGENYNYENYS; encoded by the exons ATGTCATTAGAATTACCGGAAATTCCTCCTATAAGTGAAGTTTTCcgaaatttagaaatgtcATCGAATTTGCATTTAATTACTGAAGAACCATATTCTTCTGCCATAGAAAATTtg ataCAAAGTGAAATGAATTTTGGGGCATTACCAACtcatgaaatggaaaaatttatattatctggAGTGGAAGAACTATCTCT aaatgaaatacgAAGATTTCATTGGGATCAGTCAATAGAAATTCCTAACGAATCCATACAAGTTCCTTTATtagatgttaataaatttgaaattgaaactgAGAAAGAAACACGATTAGCATCTACTGGAAGAGATCAAcctgaatcattttttatttttgaaa atcatcacattaaaaaaaatattcctgtAACTCCTAAAAAAAGAACTTCAAAATCTCCAATagaaattccaataaaaagaagaaaa atAACTTCTGCAGAAGAATTACCTGCAATTGAACTATTCTCGGCACCAATAACTGAAAATATACATGCATCTGATTTACCATCTGAATTGCAAAAAGAAGTTTTTCCTGAGtttcaaaatatagaattgaataaaataaaaacaacaaaaaaaaagaaaacatatttAGATAAACAAACTAAATTAACGGATACTATTATGCGAAGATacattgaaaatgtttatGCTCATACTATA aaagagtTTCGATTTACAACTATTTTACCATCAGCAAAGGACTATTTGAAACAAccttcaatgaaaattaataataaatcgtggggaaaaacattaattgaattttttaatcagtaTTTTAAAAAGCCTTTGATAgttcaaaatgaatttcaaaatatgtttgactttaaaatgaaagaaacaatag ttggAGAAACTATTCGTGCAGATGATTCAAGTCGATTACGAgatcaaataaatgaattatcaaGTAAAATTATGATTGCTACAACTGAAACGAATGATATATCTAAGACATTGGATAAGATACTTCCAATAGAGAGTATTGAAGTGAAAGAATTTGAAGAgcaaacaaaagaaataaaagaatctgaAGCAGTTTTAATTTCTGAGATTACAAGTTTTGAAGAGAAAATTag ttCAAAAACATATTTGACTAAAAGAGAATTGTTGGCactaatgattatatattggaatgaaggaatattaataaaatttcatgatttaatttcaccagaatgttataataaaactgaTGCTGCATGCGCTTTTCAATATTGTTTag aatttcatgcagaaaaaattgtaatattgaaaCAGGCTGAACCTTTTGATACAATttggatagaaaaatatccttATTATGCTTTACAAAATGGTGAAAACTATAACtatgaaaattatagttaa
- the Chmp1 gene encoding chromatin modifying protein 1 yields MSVSQMERNLFNLKFAVKELERNSKKCEKEEKVEKAKIKKAIQKGNMEGARIHAENAIRQRNQALNYLRMSARVDAVASRVQTALTTRKVTQSMAGVVKAMDAAMKSMNLEKISGLMDKFESQFEDLDVQSSYMENTMSQTTTTNVPQNDVDSLLQQVADEAGLELNMELPSGQLGNIGTSTISQEQDELTQRLARLRE; encoded by the exons ATGTCCGTCTCTCAGATGGAAA gaaatttattcaatcttaAATTTGCTGTAAAAGAATTAgagagaaattcaaaaaaatgtgaaaaagaagaaaaagtagaaaaagcaaaaataaaaaaagctaTTCAAAAAGGTAATATGGAAGGTGCACGTATTCATGCAGAAAATGCAATTCGTCAACGTAATCAAGCACTTAATTATTTACGAATGAGTGCAAGAGTTGATGCAGTAGCTAGTAGAGTACAAACAGCTTTAACTACACGAAAAGTTACTCAGTCAATGGCTGGAGTAGTTAAAGCCATGGATGCAGCAATGAAATCaatgaatttagaaaaaatatcag gTTTAATGGATAAATTTGAAAGTCAATTTGAAGATTTGGATGTACAAAGTTCATATATGGAGAATACTATGTCTCAAACTACAACAACGAATGTTCCCCAAAATGATGTTGATTCTTTATTACAACAAGTTGCAGATGAAGCTgg tctGGAATTAAATATGGAATTACCATCTGGACAATTAGGTAATATAGGTACTTCTACTATTAGTCAAGAACAAGATGAACTCACACAGCGATTAGCAAGACTTCGTGaatag